In Syntrophorhabdaceae bacterium, the genomic stretch CTATCAGCGCCCCTCCAAGGGCGCCCGTAATCAGTGGCTCCGGCGGGACGAGCAGGGGAAAGCCGAACTTCGTTTCAAGGGCCTTTACCAGACCGGCATTTTTCGCCCCTCCCCCTGTTACCGCCACATCAGGCTCCACCTTCAGTTTCCTCACCATGGCGTAAACCCTCGTGGCGACGGCATCGTGAATGCCGGCAATGAGGTTTGCCACCGGCTCCCCGGTAGAAAGCCGGTTTATTACCTCCTGCTCTGCGAAAACAGTGCAGGTATTACTTACAGGAGTGATTTTTTCGGCGGAAAGGGAGAGGGCGCCGAGCTCCGTAAGGGGCACCCCGAGGGCGTCGGCAATGACTTCGAGAAACCTCCCGGTCCCTGCGGCGCATTTATCATTCATGACAAAGTCGGTCACTTTCCCGTCCCTGATCTTTATCCCTTTGCTGTCCTGGCCGCCTATGTCGACCACTGTCCGTGCAGTAGGAAGCAGACTGTAAAGCCCCCGTGCATGGCAGGTAATCTCCGTCACCTGCTTGTCCGCGAAGGGCACGTTTATCCGGCCGTAACCCGTCGCCACTATATAGGACAGATCTTCGAACCGGAGGCCCGCGCGGTCGAGGGCCTCCTCCATTACCTTGTTCGCGAGCTTTCGATGCTCCGGTCCCGTGGGCCCTATGTACGACGCTTCAAGCCTGTCGCTCATGATCACCACTTTGGTCATG encodes the following:
- a CDS encoding acyl-CoA dehydratase activase translates to MNHYFAGVDIGSTMTKVVIMSDRLEASYIGPTGPEHRKLANKVMEEALDRAGLRFEDLSYIVATGYGRINVPFADKQVTEITCHARGLYSLLPTARTVVDIGGQDSKGIKIRDGKVTDFVMNDKCAAGTGRFLEVIADALGVPLTELGALSLSAEKITPVSNTCTVFAEQEVINRLSTGEPVANLIAGIHDAVATRVYAMVRKLKVEPDVAVTGGGAKNAGLVKALETKFGFPLLVPPEPLITGALGGALIGKELYEKALSMGREIERSGTGLKEARLFS